Proteins from a single region of Pseudopedobacter saltans DSM 12145:
- a CDS encoding DoxX family membrane protein, which yields MKAVKFILCLLFGLTFINAGLDKHLHYMPVPPLDPELQKVGAAFMTIKWLMPLVGTIEILGGLLFIIPRTRALGAIVILPVLVGIILQNLTYMPAGLVVAGILWLIELWVLFDNREKYKTLLN from the coding sequence ATGAAAGCTGTAAAATTTATTCTTTGTCTGTTGTTTGGACTTACATTTATTAATGCCGGATTGGACAAACACCTGCATTATATGCCGGTACCCCCTTTGGATCCTGAGTTGCAAAAAGTAGGCGCTGCATTTATGACTATAAAATGGTTGATGCCCTTGGTTGGTACCATAGAAATATTGGGAGGATTGCTTTTTATCATACCAAGAACCAGAGCTTTAGGGGCAATTGTTATTTTACCAGTACTGGTTGGTATTATATTACAAAACTTAACTTATATGCCTGCTGGGTTGGTAGTAGCTGGTATTCTATGGCTTATAGAACTTTGGGTACTTTTTGATAACAGAGAGAAATATAAAACATTATTAAACTAA
- a CDS encoding DUF5689 domain-containing protein has product MKKIVNFYFPFFIAAILFLAACEKSNYPGGTVSPIIPIYDLRTLHKGEDLTLSPDNMFGAEKISGVVVSDHSGGNMPAGLLVLQDKRRLQQLRGISVAIGDAASDYIPGDSVIIDVVGGILKRENGLLQIKNITSDKVQKIASGRPIPSNRVPSSYILADPDKYESTLVAIVKGGFDPLPSPADILSGEKPLNDGFDNITLHTEPTASFAHKNNLPIVGNFFGIIFSSIDKNGNRVPKHHLRTEQDVVSLSSVIEITPIIITGYMPDVLGGDGNYEYMQFMATKDIDFSVTPFSVVTTNNAGATNPTGFPSEGWATGSKATSGNSRTFKFNLTSGTVSKGEFFYVGGSAKVINGSGSTSIAQAKWIRAFNYTTTNGDGFGLKTEGLFANSGNASGFAVFEGITVNKDTKPIDVIFVKNGGSLYTAGPPAAGYRIANTDFYDVIDPISLKSQPYFNMGTNTINFNYPPDQGYFIKLGGTYNPRLGKWVKARTQSLILFTKQSVLADLEEPSQIDVISNGTVVRTDTIPVTTLKD; this is encoded by the coding sequence ATGAAAAAGATTGTTAATTTTTATTTTCCATTTTTTATAGCTGCTATCTTATTTCTAGCAGCCTGTGAAAAAAGCAATTACCCCGGCGGAACTGTAAGCCCTATCATACCAATTTATGATTTAAGAACACTTCATAAAGGAGAAGATTTAACTCTATCGCCAGATAACATGTTTGGAGCTGAAAAAATATCAGGTGTGGTAGTATCTGACCATTCAGGTGGCAATATGCCAGCCGGTTTATTAGTGTTGCAAGACAAAAGACGCTTGCAGCAATTACGTGGCATATCTGTTGCTATAGGCGATGCCGCAAGCGATTACATCCCGGGAGACTCGGTAATAATAGATGTTGTAGGTGGAATTTTAAAACGTGAAAACGGATTATTGCAGATCAAAAATATTACGTCGGATAAAGTCCAAAAAATTGCTTCTGGCAGACCTATCCCTTCAAACAGAGTACCCAGCAGTTACATCCTTGCAGATCCGGACAAATACGAGAGTACATTAGTCGCTATTGTAAAAGGCGGTTTTGATCCTTTACCATCACCTGCGGATATTCTGTCCGGTGAAAAACCATTGAATGATGGTTTTGATAATATTACGCTACATACCGAACCAACCGCTAGTTTTGCTCATAAAAATAATTTACCTATTGTTGGAAATTTCTTCGGAATCATATTCTCCTCAATAGACAAAAATGGCAATAGAGTTCCCAAGCACCATCTTCGCACAGAACAAGACGTGGTTTCATTAAGTTCTGTTATAGAAATTACGCCTATAATCATCACAGGGTATATGCCTGATGTTTTAGGCGGCGATGGAAATTATGAATACATGCAGTTTATGGCCACAAAGGATATAGATTTTTCTGTAACTCCTTTTTCTGTAGTAACGACCAACAATGCAGGAGCCACAAACCCTACCGGATTTCCATCTGAAGGGTGGGCCACAGGTTCCAAAGCAACATCCGGCAATTCAAGAACTTTTAAGTTCAATCTTACATCCGGTACAGTTTCTAAAGGCGAGTTCTTTTATGTAGGTGGATCGGCGAAGGTGATCAATGGATCAGGTTCCACCTCTATTGCACAAGCAAAATGGATCAGAGCATTTAATTATACGACTACAAATGGCGATGGCTTTGGGCTTAAAACAGAGGGATTATTCGCCAACAGTGGAAATGCCTCAGGCTTTGCGGTATTCGAAGGCATAACAGTTAACAAAGATACTAAACCAATAGATGTAATTTTTGTAAAAAATGGGGGCTCATTATATACTGCGGGTCCTCCAGCAGCCGGCTACCGTATTGCCAATACAGATTTTTATGATGTGATTGATCCTATCTCTCTTAAATCTCAACCCTACTTTAATATGGGAACCAATACGATTAATTTTAATTATCCTCCAGATCAAGGCTATTTTATTAAACTCGGTGGAACCTATAATCCACGATTAGGAAAATGGGTAAAAGCGAGAACTCAGAGTCTGATCCTTTTCACTAAGCAATCTGTTTTAGCAGATCTGGAAGAGCCGTCACAAATAGACGTTATTTCTAACGGAACTGTTGTAAGGACAGATACTATCCCGGTAACAACACTTAAAGATTAA
- a CDS encoding Crp/Fnr family transcriptional regulator, translating to MQSLKNLYQHPLLSDANLLEIFDAHHKVTFNKGDFLLIKGKTANSYFCVESGLVRSYVYDYDGNDITTGFIGENEIAIDVVSLFKQVPTVEYFQALTDCECYAIDLDKFQILYHSIKGLNEWGRAWMSESLFQLKQRTISMITDSAAERYKMLQNQHPQILLQSPLKYIASYLGITDTSLSRIRKELAKEM from the coding sequence ATGCAATCCTTGAAAAACTTATACCAACATCCCTTATTAAGTGATGCAAATCTTCTTGAGATTTTTGATGCACATCATAAAGTAACTTTCAATAAAGGTGATTTTTTGTTAATAAAGGGAAAGACTGCTAACTCCTATTTCTGTGTAGAAAGTGGTTTGGTAAGGTCTTATGTATATGATTACGATGGAAACGATATCACTACAGGTTTCATTGGAGAAAACGAAATAGCTATCGACGTTGTGTCTTTATTTAAGCAGGTTCCTACGGTTGAATACTTTCAGGCTTTAACCGACTGCGAATGTTATGCTATCGATCTGGATAAATTTCAAATTCTGTATCACTCTATTAAAGGCTTAAACGAATGGGGCAGGGCATGGATGTCTGAAAGTCTATTCCAGTTAAAACAGCGTACCATATCTATGATTACCGATTCTGCCGCCGAACGCTATAAAATGTTACAAAATCAACATCCCCAGATCTTACTTCAATCCCCTTTAAAATATATTGCCAGTTATTTAGGTATTACTGATACCTCTTTAAGCAGAATCAGGAAAGAATTGGCAAAAGAGATGTAG
- a CDS encoding VOC family protein: MKLNPYLNFNGNAEEAFRFYQTVFGGELFVQKMSAAPGTENLPENEKNMAMHVSLPIGDGQFLMASDCLQSQGHVLHVGNNNYISVSPDSREEAKRIFDGLSAGGTIEMPLDDMFWGDYFGSFKDKYGVCWMINYANK; encoded by the coding sequence ATGAAACTTAATCCCTATTTGAATTTTAATGGTAACGCGGAAGAAGCTTTCCGTTTTTATCAAACCGTTTTTGGAGGAGAATTGTTTGTCCAGAAAATGAGTGCTGCACCAGGGACTGAAAACCTGCCAGAAAATGAAAAGAACATGGCTATGCATGTTTCATTGCCTATTGGAGATGGACAATTTTTAATGGCATCGGATTGCTTGCAGTCACAAGGGCATGTATTGCATGTCGGAAACAATAATTATATCTCAGTAAGTCCTGATAGCAGAGAAGAAGCTAAAAGAATCTTCGACGGATTGTCTGCGGGAGGTACTATTGAAATGCCTTTGGACGATATGTTCTGGGGAGATTATTTCGGCTCTTTCAAAGATAAATACGGTGTTTGCTGGATGATAAACTATGCAAATAAATAA
- a CDS encoding VOC family protein: protein MNNNIICWFEIYIDDIDRAKKFYTEVLGTQFQDAPAIPGSGDLKMSFFSSAENQGVSGALVQNGESHNRNKGSLSTIVYFPCVDCSVEEARVKKAGGEVTTPKMSLGEHGFCSICIDTEGNTFGLYSLN, encoded by the coding sequence ATGAATAACAATATCATATGTTGGTTCGAAATTTATATTGATGATATAGATAGAGCCAAGAAATTCTATACAGAAGTATTGGGAACTCAATTTCAGGACGCACCAGCTATTCCTGGAAGCGGGGATTTAAAAATGTCATTCTTCTCAAGTGCCGAAAACCAGGGAGTGAGCGGTGCACTGGTTCAAAATGGTGAATCACATAACCGAAATAAAGGAAGCCTATCTACTATTGTGTACTTCCCCTGTGTAGATTGCAGTGTAGAGGAAGCTAGAGTTAAAAAAGCTGGAGGAGAAGTTACAACTCCAAAAATGTCTTTAGGCGAGCATGGTTTTTGCTCGATTTGTATAGATACTGAAGGAAATACCTTCGGACTATATTCCTTGAATTAA
- a CDS encoding VOC family protein, protein MKNVIYPCIWFDNQGAEAAEFYCEVFHDTKIKSRTAMVTTFSIKGKQFMALDGGPIFKPNPSISFFVICESEEEINHSWTKLSESGKALMPLNTYPWSKRYGWIQDKYGVSWQLSLGLSGQEKADIFPALMFTGEQNGNAEKAINFYTSLFPDSSIDLIARYEPGEGDIEGHIKHAQFHINGYKMAAMDSALSHGFNFNEGVSIVINCDTQKEIDFYWLNLIEGGKESMCGWCQDAFGVWWQIVPAPLEKWMRDPVKAPKVMEAFMKMKKFDLEILEKAAMGN, encoded by the coding sequence ATGAAAAACGTAATTTATCCTTGCATATGGTTTGATAACCAGGGCGCGGAAGCAGCTGAATTTTATTGTGAAGTATTTCACGATACAAAAATAAAGTCACGTACCGCGATGGTAACTACATTTTCTATTAAAGGGAAGCAGTTTATGGCTTTAGACGGGGGCCCAATATTTAAACCTAATCCGTCCATATCTTTTTTTGTAATCTGCGAATCGGAGGAAGAAATTAACCATTCGTGGACTAAGCTAAGTGAGAGCGGAAAAGCATTGATGCCTTTAAATACCTATCCATGGAGTAAACGATATGGCTGGATACAAGATAAATATGGAGTTTCCTGGCAGCTATCTTTAGGACTGTCGGGGCAGGAAAAGGCCGATATATTCCCTGCGCTGATGTTTACCGGAGAACAGAATGGCAATGCCGAAAAAGCCATTAATTTTTATACTTCGTTATTTCCAGATTCCTCGATCGATCTCATAGCAAGATACGAGCCTGGAGAAGGCGATATTGAAGGGCATATAAAACATGCTCAATTTCATATAAATGGTTATAAAATGGCCGCTATGGATAGTGCTTTATCACATGGGTTTAATTTTAACGAAGGTGTCAGTATAGTGATTAATTGTGATACGCAGAAGGAAATTGACTTTTATTGGCTAAATCTAATAGAGGGTGGAAAAGAAAGTATGTGCGGCTGGTGCCAGGATGCTTTTGGCGTATGGTGGCAAATAGTACCTGCACCTTTAGAAAAATGGATGAGGGATCCGGTGAAAGCCCCTAAAGTAATGGAAGCCTTTATGAAAATGAAGAAGTTCGATCTTGAAATACTAGAAAAAGCAGCAATGGGAAACTAA
- a CDS encoding SusD/RagB family nutrient-binding outer membrane lipoprotein — protein sequence MKKKILKRMGIVLLLPFLMVSCKDNFEKINTDPVNTPNALPEQLLAPALVNTLNANMIRNRNFNNELMQVTVSISDGDATVFRYEFRRTFSDYLWNSWYIQLTNFKDLYTQASNPLTLNKSYQGISLICQSWIYSMLTDTYGDVPYFESNLAKEGIGEPKFDTQKDIYNDIFAKLEEANTLLSSNAAISANSDPVFNGNVSKWRKFGNSLYLRLLLRVSGKTQISDAAIAKIQEIVDTKSSTYPIMASNDDSAILRWTGVAPYTSPYIGVREQDFRSPAIANFFIDNLVYWKDPRIDISTFGKDGVNRWGISQGSSGFSGVPSGYLPGAGVTKQSAFYSMASVVSSKPAQTLQTDPLTGNIMNYAELQFILAEAAARGWISKSAETYYYTGILNSITLWLPNWPNATATATGPSGVKITDAAFTNYISTAELGWDENLALDAPRSQNSKLEKIHRQKYYTTFLTDLQQWFEYRRTGHPHIEIGPGLRNNGEMPARMTYPVYVESANPTNYKAAISVQGPDQINTKVWWQTPN from the coding sequence ATGAAAAAGAAAATATTAAAAAGAATGGGTATTGTTTTATTACTGCCTTTTCTGATGGTATCGTGTAAAGACAATTTTGAAAAAATTAATACAGACCCGGTTAATACTCCCAATGCTCTTCCCGAGCAGTTATTAGCACCTGCGTTAGTAAACACGCTAAACGCAAATATGATACGTAACCGAAATTTCAATAACGAACTTATGCAAGTTACAGTAAGTATCAGCGATGGTGATGCTACTGTTTTCAGATATGAATTCCGGAGAACATTCTCAGACTACCTATGGAATAGCTGGTATATACAACTCACAAACTTTAAAGACTTATATACACAAGCCAGCAATCCCTTAACATTAAATAAATCCTATCAGGGAATTTCATTAATCTGTCAATCCTGGATATACTCCATGCTTACCGATACATACGGAGACGTACCTTATTTTGAATCTAATTTGGCAAAAGAAGGTATCGGTGAACCTAAATTCGACACTCAAAAAGATATCTATAACGACATTTTTGCCAAACTGGAAGAAGCCAATACACTCTTGTCATCCAACGCCGCAATTTCAGCAAATAGCGATCCTGTGTTTAATGGAAACGTAAGCAAATGGCGCAAATTTGGAAACTCATTATACCTAAGATTATTGCTGAGGGTATCAGGCAAAACGCAGATTTCTGATGCTGCAATAGCTAAAATACAAGAAATAGTGGACACCAAATCATCTACCTATCCTATAATGGCCAGCAATGATGACTCCGCGATATTAAGATGGACCGGAGTAGCTCCTTATACTTCACCTTATATCGGCGTCAGAGAGCAGGACTTTAGATCTCCGGCCATTGCTAACTTCTTTATCGATAACCTGGTTTACTGGAAAGACCCGAGAATTGACATCAGTACATTCGGAAAAGATGGAGTTAACAGATGGGGAATATCACAGGGTTCGAGTGGATTTTCGGGCGTACCAAGTGGTTATCTTCCAGGGGCTGGAGTTACTAAACAATCTGCTTTCTACTCTATGGCATCGGTTGTGAGCAGCAAACCTGCCCAAACATTGCAAACAGATCCGCTAACGGGAAATATCATGAATTATGCAGAATTACAGTTTATTCTCGCAGAGGCTGCGGCCAGAGGCTGGATCAGTAAATCAGCAGAAACCTATTACTACACAGGTATACTAAATAGTATCACCTTATGGTTACCTAACTGGCCTAATGCTACGGCTACAGCGACAGGACCTTCCGGTGTAAAAATTACCGATGCTGCATTTACCAATTATATTTCTACAGCAGAATTGGGTTGGGACGAAAACTTAGCACTTGACGCACCGCGTTCGCAGAACAGCAAACTGGAAAAAATCCACCGTCAAAAGTATTATACTACTTTTCTAACAGATTTACAACAATGGTTTGAGTACCGCAGGACGGGACACCCTCATATCGAGATTGGACCTGGGTTGAGAAACAATGGTGAAATGCCTGCCAGAATGACCTACCCTGTTTACGTAGAATCGGCAAATCCCACGAATTATAAAGCAGCCATTTCGGTACAAGGTCCAGATCAGATAAATACCAAAGTCTGGTGGCAAACACCTAATTAA
- a CDS encoding SusC/RagA family TonB-linked outer membrane protein has translation MENYFHKVTKQTMILFLLLLNVSIIKTFAQESKIRVKGTVLSLEDGEPVIGAVVKLKSNNRSTQTNVNGNFTVDVTPTEKLIISSIGFKTVEIPVDGKTTLDLRLSVEDMSLKEVVVTALGIKREEKALGYATTVVQGEQLTEALSGNWTDALSGKVAGLNLVRSNSGPTGSNKIILRGENNLTGDNEALIVVDGVVINNSSARRTANAGESVYGTSSDNMPADYGSGLNDINPEDIENINILKGPAAAALYGQRGANGAIIITTKSGSTKKKGLGVTFNSNFALESVNRWPDMQFEYGQGLDGAAYYSYGASEDGASTSGTSSAYGPRFDGQYFYQYDPVTQARGKERTPWVPYTNKIRDFFETGQTLTNSVSVDGGTDKTTARFSATNVKNKWITPNTGYGRNSVALSVNSKINKKLTVSAKVNYNNKFSDNLPGAGYGNQSLMYWFIFWQPNADIDWLKDYWQLGQENRKIKYPYSSYPENPYAVSYEFINRSNRNTLTGNVNATINFTKELSLMLRTSLDFSTEQRAQERPFDAGSKLTRGSYRTQNIQSQEASSDFLLRYSKKINKDIELSLTGGGSILRNTYVKDEIRADSLTYPGLYIFANSAGPLVSIPDRSEYNINSFYGLLSASYKNYLYLDATARQDWNSVLATPKRTDNVGFFYPSVSTSFIASEFFELPSSISFAKLRASVAIVGSGGTTPYRTSYAYGLAGGGLYAGGALQNPTTLPNPDLKPLSTTTYEVGADVRLFKNRLGFDIAYYAGNTKNQILSRIVDRASGYNQMLINAGQVNNNGFELALNGKPLENANGLNWRAFATFATNKNKIMSLPDSSIVLRTGPVAGGQIVAQVGGSMGDLYGRGYRRSPDGQVIYDETTGFAKISDEVIYLGNTIPKFKTSLGNEFRYKQFRLNVLFDAQVGGVAHSLMNYKMVEQGKLTSTLPGRYNGIIGDGVIQNSDGTFRKNDILTFDIDEYYRSHMGADNAEGSTFSTDFIKFREARFDYTLAPKTIKKLGLQRASIGLYGRNLFIWSPWPMFDPEFGTLSGTDIVQGFETAQFPSTRTFGFNLIIGI, from the coding sequence ATGGAAAACTACTTTCACAAGGTAACAAAGCAGACCATGATACTGTTTTTGTTACTACTAAACGTTTCAATCATCAAGACCTTTGCACAAGAAAGCAAAATCAGAGTTAAAGGAACGGTACTATCCCTTGAGGATGGAGAGCCCGTTATTGGTGCAGTCGTTAAACTGAAATCCAATAATAGGAGCACGCAAACGAACGTCAATGGAAATTTCACGGTAGATGTTACTCCTACAGAGAAATTAATCATCTCATCTATTGGATTTAAAACAGTGGAGATTCCCGTAGATGGCAAGACAACACTAGACCTAAGACTATCTGTGGAAGATATGAGCCTAAAGGAAGTCGTAGTAACAGCTCTAGGTATAAAGAGAGAGGAAAAAGCTTTAGGCTATGCCACAACTGTGGTTCAAGGTGAGCAACTTACAGAAGCCCTTTCCGGCAACTGGACAGACGCTTTGTCAGGTAAAGTTGCCGGCTTAAACCTGGTAAGATCCAACAGCGGGCCTACGGGTTCTAATAAAATCATACTGAGAGGCGAAAATAACCTGACAGGTGACAACGAAGCTTTGATTGTTGTAGATGGAGTGGTTATTAACAATAGTAGTGCAAGACGTACTGCCAATGCAGGTGAATCTGTTTATGGAACCAGCAGTGACAATATGCCCGCCGATTATGGAAGTGGATTAAATGATATCAACCCCGAGGATATAGAAAATATTAACATTCTTAAAGGTCCGGCCGCAGCCGCCTTATATGGACAAAGAGGAGCTAACGGCGCTATTATAATCACTACAAAATCAGGAAGTACAAAGAAAAAAGGACTTGGTGTTACCTTTAATTCAAACTTTGCATTAGAAAGTGTGAACCGTTGGCCTGATATGCAGTTTGAATATGGACAAGGCCTTGATGGTGCCGCTTATTACTCCTATGGAGCCAGCGAAGACGGAGCAAGCACAAGTGGAACCAGTTCTGCTTACGGTCCAAGATTCGATGGACAATATTTTTATCAATACGATCCTGTAACCCAGGCAAGGGGAAAAGAGAGAACACCATGGGTGCCTTATACCAATAAGATTCGTGATTTCTTTGAAACAGGGCAAACATTAACAAATTCGGTAAGTGTAGATGGTGGAACAGACAAAACAACGGCTCGTTTTTCTGCCACTAATGTTAAAAATAAATGGATAACGCCAAATACCGGATATGGACGAAATTCGGTAGCATTATCTGTAAATTCTAAAATCAACAAGAAACTAACTGTTAGTGCAAAGGTAAACTACAATAATAAATTTAGTGATAATTTACCTGGCGCGGGTTATGGTAACCAATCCTTAATGTATTGGTTTATCTTTTGGCAACCAAATGCTGATATAGATTGGTTAAAAGACTACTGGCAATTGGGACAAGAAAACAGAAAGATAAAATACCCTTATAGTTCTTATCCTGAAAATCCGTACGCTGTTTCTTACGAGTTTATCAATCGTTCTAACCGAAATACACTTACGGGTAATGTAAATGCAACAATCAACTTTACTAAAGAGCTAAGCTTAATGCTGCGTACGTCACTGGACTTTTCTACAGAACAAAGGGCTCAAGAAAGACCTTTTGATGCTGGATCAAAATTAACCAGGGGTTCTTACCGTACGCAAAATATACAATCGCAGGAGGCTAGCAGTGATTTCCTGCTTCGCTACAGCAAGAAAATAAATAAAGATATAGAACTATCTTTAACCGGAGGAGGAAGTATTCTTAGAAATACTTATGTAAAGGACGAAATAAGAGCTGATTCATTAACTTATCCTGGACTATATATTTTCGCGAATTCTGCCGGACCTCTTGTGAGCATACCAGACAGGAGCGAGTATAATATCAACAGTTTTTATGGTTTACTTTCTGCATCTTATAAAAACTACTTATACCTTGATGCAACAGCAAGACAAGATTGGAATAGCGTATTGGCTACACCTAAACGTACTGATAATGTTGGTTTTTTCTATCCTTCTGTAAGTACCAGTTTTATTGCTTCAGAATTCTTTGAACTACCATCTTCCATAAGCTTCGCGAAATTAAGAGCATCAGTTGCTATTGTAGGAAGCGGTGGAACTACACCATACAGAACATCTTACGCATATGGTCTGGCCGGAGGTGGATTATACGCTGGAGGAGCACTACAAAATCCTACTACACTACCTAATCCCGATCTTAAACCTTTAAGCACTACCACCTATGAGGTTGGAGCAGATGTGAGATTGTTTAAAAACAGACTTGGTTTCGATATAGCCTATTATGCAGGTAATACTAAAAACCAGATATTATCAAGAATTGTAGATCGTGCTTCGGGGTACAATCAAATGCTTATTAATGCCGGACAGGTAAACAACAACGGTTTTGAACTGGCACTTAATGGAAAACCCCTTGAAAATGCTAACGGCTTAAACTGGAGAGCATTCGCAACCTTTGCCACCAACAAAAACAAGATCATGTCTTTACCGGACAGTTCTATCGTTTTACGTACCGGACCTGTTGCCGGTGGGCAGATTGTAGCCCAAGTGGGTGGTAGTATGGGCGACTTATATGGCAGAGGGTATAGAAGATCTCCTGATGGGCAAGTAATTTATGACGAGACTACGGGTTTTGCTAAAATATCTGATGAAGTTATCTATTTGGGTAATACCATTCCAAAATTCAAAACCAGTTTAGGCAACGAATTTCGTTACAAACAATTCAGATTAAATGTACTTTTTGATGCTCAGGTTGGTGGCGTAGCCCATTCTCTAATGAATTACAAAATGGTTGAACAGGGGAAATTGACGAGCACCCTACCCGGCAGATATAACGGAATTATCGGTGATGGGGTAATACAAAATTCCGATGGCACATTCCGCAAAAATGACATACTTACTTTTGACATTGATGAATACTACCGTTCACACATGGGCGCAGATAACGCCGAAGGAAGTACATTCAGTACAGATTTCATCAAATTTAGAGAAGCAAGATTCGATTATACATTAGCTCCCAAAACAATTAAGAAATTAGGCTTACAAAGGGCAAGTATAGGGCTATATGGTCGTAATCTTTTTATATGGTCTCCATGGCCAATGTTTGACCCAGAATTTGGAACACTTAGCGGAACCGACATCGTTCAGGGATTTGAAACGGCACAATTCCCATCCACCCGAACTTTTGGTTTTAACTTAATCATAGGAATTTAA
- a CDS encoding calcineurin-like phosphoesterase C-terminal domain-containing protein gives MKKVALITLCLFGTLGISHAQTKVKGFVYEDTNKNGRHDKFEKGIPSVSVTNGREVVITDKNGYYELPANNDQIISVIKPSGYTITRNADNLPQFFYIHKPNGSPKQEYKGVAPTGKLPASIDFLLEPAAESEDFKILVFGDPQAYNMDEISYFTNGVVKELEGVKNIAFGISMGDLVGNDPNLFNPYIQAVKKIGLPWYNLMGNHDMNFDAKTDSLSDESYEAHFGPANYAFNYGKVHFIVLDDILYPDPRGESKYWGGLRKDQMEFVANNLKFVPKDKLVVLAFHIPFSKEGEPEHFRKSDRQQIFDLLSDFPYTLSLSAHTHNQWQSFFDKKDGWKQEKPHHHYNVGTTSGNWYSGELDNNGIPVSTMSDGTPKGYAFISFSGNQYKANYKVAGKPEDYQIEISAPKVIEYGKKTSASIYANFFMGKENDEVLMRIDNGKWKKMENVLEADPAFLHLQHRWDYSEDLLSGKRPGQANNCRHLWKSAIPFKLEPGEHTIEVKATDMYGQTFTQKKTYRIVKR, from the coding sequence ATGAAAAAAGTAGCATTAATTACCTTATGTCTATTTGGTACCCTGGGTATTTCCCATGCACAAACCAAAGTAAAAGGTTTTGTTTATGAAGACACGAATAAAAATGGCAGACATGATAAATTTGAAAAAGGTATTCCTTCTGTTTCGGTAACAAACGGAAGAGAGGTAGTCATTACCGATAAAAATGGGTATTATGAATTACCAGCAAACAATGATCAGATTATTTCTGTCATCAAGCCTTCCGGCTATACTATCACTAGAAATGCGGATAATCTGCCTCAGTTCTTTTATATCCACAAACCAAACGGTTCTCCTAAACAAGAATACAAAGGCGTAGCCCCAACAGGTAAATTGCCGGCAAGCATAGACTTTTTACTTGAACCGGCTGCAGAGTCCGAGGATTTTAAAATATTAGTCTTTGGCGACCCTCAAGCATATAACATGGATGAAATTAGCTATTTCACCAATGGTGTGGTAAAGGAATTAGAAGGAGTTAAGAATATTGCTTTCGGTATTAGCATGGGAGATTTGGTAGGCAACGACCCTAATCTTTTTAACCCATACATACAAGCTGTCAAAAAAATAGGTTTACCATGGTACAACCTGATGGGAAACCATGATATGAACTTTGATGCAAAAACAGATTCACTATCAGATGAATCTTATGAGGCACATTTCGGACCTGCTAATTATGCTTTCAATTACGGAAAAGTACACTTCATTGTATTGGACGATATATTGTACCCTGATCCTCGTGGCGAGAGCAAATACTGGGGTGGCCTTAGAAAAGACCAAATGGAATTTGTTGCAAATAACCTGAAATTTGTACCTAAAGATAAATTGGTGGTACTGGCTTTCCACATTCCTTTTAGTAAAGAAGGCGAACCGGAACATTTCAGAAAATCAGACAGACAACAAATATTCGATTTACTGTCCGATTTCCCTTATACCCTTTCTTTATCTGCCCATACGCATAACCAATGGCAAAGTTTCTTCGATAAAAAAGATGGTTGGAAACAGGAAAAACCACATCATCACTACAATGTAGGTACTACATCTGGCAACTGGTATTCTGGAGAACTGGATAATAATGGTATACCTGTATCAACCATGAGCGATGGTACGCCTAAAGGTTATGCGTTTATATCCTTTAGCGGTAATCAATATAAAGCGAATTATAAAGTTGCGGGTAAACCAGAAGATTATCAGATAGAAATATCTGCTCCTAAGGTTATAGAATACGGAAAGAAAACTTCAGCATCGATATATGCGAACTTTTTTATGGGTAAAGAAAACGACGAAGTCCTTATGAGAATAGACAATGGTAAATGGAAAAAAATGGAAAATGTACTGGAAGCAGATCCTGCATTTTTACATCTTCAGCATCGTTGGGATTATAGCGAAGATTTGCTATCTGGTAAAAGACCAGGACAAGCTAACAATTGTCGTCATTTATGGAAATCTGCTATTCCATTCAAATTAGAACCTGGTGAGCATACAATAGAAGTAAAAGCTACAGATATGTACGGACAAACCTTTACGCAGAAAAAAACTTATAGAATAGTCAAAAGATAA